The following are encoded in a window of Vespa crabro chromosome 2, iyVesCrab1.2, whole genome shotgun sequence genomic DNA:
- the LOC124421558 gene encoding protein 4.1 homolog isoform X4, whose product MTTFRNSLSVLSTSRNMPEEQKSAAIPPEVTAENGTGTNSPTKSPVSKGKMALAKITLLDGTVKDFYIDRKAKGQDLLDMICQSMNLLEKDYFGLIYEDKDDSRNWLDLDKRIVKFVKNEPWKFSFEVKFYPPDPAQLQEDITRYQLCLQIRNDIIKERLPCSFVTHALLGSYLVQSEIGDYDPEEHGRTYLKDFKFAPNQTPELVEKVMDLHKTHKGQSPAEAELHYLENAKKLAMYGVDLHPAKDSEGVDIMLGVCSSGLLVYRDRLRINRFAWPKILKISYKRHNFFIKIRPGEFEQFESTIGFKLANHRAAKKLWKVCVEHHTFFRLMSPEPVKKVGLLPHLGSRFRYSGRTHYETKKTPIDRQPPQFERSLSGRRLTSRSMDALGGPKPVETYGSEPSKRHTMSYEPEMIPDMEHIDQRPSPIKKQKEKLTRKTSAGTTSASSTSSLEGEYDADRTKKKPVGGIAVLPPGGLSKKKKDKQNENEKENHNDLNNSNLINDNALLDNNDEKSPSKKDLKKKDKETPEKKDKEKKEKIKSPVGGFLFGKKEKEKDKEKEKDKEKDKEKEKDKEKKKEKEKDKEKEKKKEKEKEKEKEKQKQKEKEKEKQKEKEKEKQKEKEKQKEKEKEKEKSKQKKQKKKDLDDSIEKHDIESDVSTLGKETEEIREKIITDKSKDSAMNSDRPGYTKQYDYEETETSSTRKPFTPHGFSYEDRPASPGVRDQQSPTAASRKATGLAFNYAPGEEKKVVESVEKRKTKDIDKLQQAGIKTPGLNYVESAGLKEQQKATTYRLPNQKDSSQGETPNDDRSPHMTTTTVTTRITAMHEGLEKNPKASQAEASNYGKTPYTSASVIARAATLHEDFDKSSNTSQAQVPNDGKTSYTSAYVTAHTAALHEDREESPKASQAEVPKDGKTPYTSASSTARTAALHEDFEKSLKPTQEEASSEGKVPYIPITAGIVRTATMHEDLEKGQTESQTKMPDDSKTPYVTAVTARTATIFEDSEKSRKTNQAETPDDGRAPYMTATAVTTRTATMHEDLEKNQKTSQVEEKTVAYSTATSTTRQEQRVVTQEVRTTSHVLSGEQLFSRRLSTSSSSSGDSGTPIDLDDDQQAFYNQYYQGDPANIVVTETHVYTGEPDSNVTTTTTVPLVATETRKVALESEDGNYSATGEIVSSQTISSKTRTVETITYKTERDGVVETRVEQKITIQSDGDPIDHDKALQEAIQEAAATNPDMTVEKIEIQQQMAQ is encoded by the exons AGCCGAAACATGCCGGAAGAACAAAAATCTGCTGCAATACCGCCAGAAGTCACAGCGGAAAATGGCACCGGAACTAATTCGCCGACCAAAAGTCCAGTTAGCAAAGGAAAAATGGCTTTGGCGAAAATCACTTTACTAGATGGCACCgtgaaagatttttatatcgat AGAAAGGCGAAGGGACAGGATCTCCTCGATATGATATGTCAAAGTATGAATTTACTCGAGAAAGATTATTTTGGCCTTATCTACGAGGACAAGGATGATTCAAGGAACTGGTTAGACCTAGATAAAAGAATTGTCAAATTTGTCAAAA ACGAACCGTGGAAATTCAGTTTCGAAGTTAAGTTCTATCCTCCGGATCCAGCTCAGTTACAAGAAGATATTACGCGCTACCAATTATGCTTACAAAttagaaacgatattattaaagagCGTTTACCGTGCTCTTTCGTGACCCATGCTCTTCTTGGATCTTATCTAGTTCAATCAGAAATAGGAGATTATGACCCGGAAGAACATGGAAGAACGTATTTGAAGGACTTTAAATTTGCTCCCAATCAGACACCAGAATTAGTGGAGAAAGTTATGGATCTTCACAAAACACATAA AGGTCAGTCTCCAGCCGAAGCAGAACTGCATTATTTAGAGAATGCAAAGAAATTAGCGATGTATGGAGTTGATTTACATCCGGCGAAAGATTCAGAAGGCGTTGATATAATGTTAGGTGTCTGTTCATCTGGTCTTCTCGTTTATCGTGATCGCTTAAGGATAAACAGGTTTGCATGgccaaaaattttaaaaatttcttacaaAAGGCATAACTTCTTCATAAAAATACGGCCTGGTGAATTCGAACAATTTGAATCCACAATTGGTTTCAAACTTGCGAATCATAGAGCAGCTAAAAAGTTGTGGAAGGTTTGCGTAGAGCATCATACTTTCTTCAG gcTCATGAGTCCAGAGCCTGTAAAGAAAGTTGGATTATTACCACATTTAGGATCTCGTTTCCGATACTCTGGGAGAACGCATTATGAAACGAAAAAGACTCCTATAGATCGACAACCTCCTCAATTTGAGAGATCTCTAAGTGGTCGTCGTCTTACATCACGTAGCATGGATG CCTTAGGTGGTCCTAAACCAGTTGAAACTTACGGCTCAGAACCAAGTAAACGTCATACTATGAGTTACGAGCCTGAAATGATTCCTGATATGGAACACATTGATCAACGGCCTAGTCCTattaaaaagcaaaaggagaag CTCACACGAAAAACAAGTGCTGGAACAACCTCTGCCAGCAGTACCAGTAGCCTGGAAGGAGAGTATGATGCAGATCGTACCAAAAag AAACCGGTCGGAGGAATTGCAGTCCTACCGCCCGGTGGTCTttctaagaagaagaaggataaacaaaatgaaaacgagAAGGAAAACCATAATGATCTGAACAattctaatttaattaatgataatgctCTTCTTGATAACAATGATGAGAAATCGCCCAGTAAAAaagacttaaaaaaaaaggacaaggaAACTccagaaaaaaaggacaaagaaaagaaggaaaaaattaag AGTCCTGTTGGTGGTTTCCTCTtcggcaaaaaagaaaaagagaaggataaagaaaaggagaaagataaagaaaaggataaggaaaaagagaaagacaaagagaagaaaaaggaaaaggagaaggataaagaaaaagaaaagaaaaaagagaaggaaaaggaaaaggagaaagaaaaacagaaacagaaagaaaaggaaaaggaaaaacaaaaagaaaaagagaaggaaaagcagaaagaaaaagagaaacaaaaagaaaaggaaaaagaaaaagaaaaaagtaaacaaaaaaagcaaaaaaagaaagatttggaTGACTCGATAGAAAAACATGATATAGAATCAGATGTTTCAACGTTGGgaaaagaaacggaagaaatacgcgaaaaaataattacggaTAAATCAAAAGATTCTGCTATGAACTCTGATCGTCCTGGTTATACAAAACAATACGATTATGAAGAAACAGAAACTTCATCTACGAGGAAACCGTTTACGCCTCATGGTTTCTCTTACGAAGACAGACCGGCATCTCCAGGTGTACGAGATCAACAATCTCCTACTGCAGCTAGTCGCAAAGCAACGGGTTTAGCATTTAATTATGCTCCaggtgaagagaaaaaagtagtaGAATCagtggagaaaagaaaaacgaaagacatAGATAAACTACAACAAGCTGGAATAAAAACTCCTGGGCTCAATTACGTCGAGTCGGCTGGTCTTAAAGAACAACAAAAAGCTACAACTTACAGGCTACCTAATCAAAAAGATTCTTCTCAG GGTGAAACTCCAAATGATGATAGATCCCCACATATGACAACAACGACCGTTACTACGCGAATTACAGCAATGCATGAAGGGCTTGAAAAAAATCCAAAAGCAAGTCAG GCAGAAGCATCAAACTATGGTAAAACTCCATATACTTCAGCATCTGTTATTGCACGTGCTGCAACGTTGCATGAAGATTTTGACAAAAGTTCCAATACAAGTCAG GCACAGGTACCAAATGACGGTAAAACCTCTTACACGTCAGCATATGTCACTGCACATACTGCAGCATTGCATGAAGATCGTGAAGAAAGTCCAAAAGCAAGTCAG GCAGAGGTACCAAAAGACGGTAAAACCCCTTATACATCAGCATCTAGTACTGCACGTACCGCAGCATTGCATGAAGATTTTGAGAAAAGTTTAAAACCAACTCAG GAAGAGGCATCAAGTGAAGGTAAAGTTCCATACATTCCAATAACAGCTGGTATTGTACGCACTGCAACAATGCATGAAGATCTTGAGAAAGGTCAAACAGAAAGTCAG ACAAAAATGCCAGATGATAGTAAAACTCCCTATGTGACAGCTGTTACTGCACGCACTGCAACAATATTTGAAGATTCTGAAAAAAGTCGTAAAACAAATCAG GCAGAAACACCAGATGATGGTAGAGCCCCATACATGACAGCAACAGCTGTTACTACACGAACTGCAACAATGCATGAAGATCttgaaaaaaatcagaaaacaAGTCAG GTAGAGGAAAAGACTGTAGCATACTCAACTGCGACCAGTACAACAAGACAAGAACAAAGAGTAGTAACACAAGAAGTTCGGACTACAAGTCATGTGCTTTCGGGTGAACag CTGTTTTCACGAAGGCTCAGTACATCTAGTTCAAGCAGCGGAGATTCAGGTACACCAATTGATCTTGATGATGACCAACAAGCTTTCTACAATCAATATTATCAG GGTGATCCTGCAAATATAGTAGTAACTGAAACACACGTATATACTGGAGAGCCTGATAGTAATGTAACAACTACAACGACAGTTCCATTAGTTGCAACTGAAACAAGGAAAGTTGCTTTAGAAAGCGAAGATGGGAATTACAGTGCAACAGGTGAAATTGTTAGTTCCCAAACGATATCGAGTAAAACTCGTACTGTcgaaacaataaca TACAAAACTGAACGGGATGGTGTAGTGGAAACACGCgtagaacaaaaaataacaatacaatcGGATGGTGATCCGATTGATCATGATAAAGCTTTACAGGAAGCTATTCAAGAGGCTGCTGCAACAAATCCTGATATGACAgttgaaaaaatagaaatccaACAGCAGATGGCACAGTAA
- the LOC124421558 gene encoding protein 4.1 homolog isoform X1 has product MTTFRNSLSVLSTSRNMPEEQKSAAIPPEVTAENGTGTNSPTKSPVSKGKMALAKITLLDGTVKDFYIDRKAKGQDLLDMICQSMNLLEKDYFGLIYEDKDDSRNWLDLDKRIVKFVKNEPWKFSFEVKFYPPDPAQLQEDITRYQLCLQIRNDIIKERLPCSFVTHALLGSYLVQSEIGDYDPEEHGRTYLKDFKFAPNQTPELVEKVMDLHKTHKGQSPAEAELHYLENAKKLAMYGVDLHPAKDSEGVDIMLGVCSSGLLVYRDRLRINRFAWPKILKISYKRHNFFIKIRPGEFEQFESTIGFKLANHRAAKKLWKVCVEHHTFFRLMSPEPVKKVGLLPHLGSRFRYSGRTHYETKKTPIDRQPPQFERSLSGRRLTSRSMDALGGPKPVETYGSEPSKRHTMSYEPEMIPDMEHIDQRPSPIKKQKEKLTRKTSAGTTSASSTSSLEGEYDADRTKKKPVGGIAVLPPGGLSKKKKDKQNENEKENHNDLNNSNLINDNALLDNNDEKSPSKKDLKKKDKETPEKKDKEKKEKIKSPVGGFLFGKKEKEKDKEKEKDKEKDKEKEKDKEKKKEKEKDKEKEKKKEKEKEKEKEKQKQKEKEKEKQKEKEKEKQKEKEKQKEKEKEKEKSKQKKQKKKDLDDSIEKHDIESDVSTLGKETEEIREKIITDKSKDSAMNSDRPGYTKQYDYEETETSSTRKPFTPHGFSYEDRPASPGVRDQQSPTAASRKATGLAFNYAPGEEKKVVESVEKRKTKDIDKLQQAGIKTPGLNYVESAGLKEQQKATTYRLPNQKDSSQGETPNDDRSPHMTTTTVTTRITAMHEGLEKNPKASQAEASNYGKTPYTSASVIARAATLHEDFDKSSNTSQAQVPNDGKTSYTSAYVTAHTAALHEDREESPKASQAEVPKDGKTPYTSASSTARTAALHEDFEKSLKPTQEEASSEGKVPYIPITAGIVRTATMHEDLEKGQTESQTKMPDDSKTPYVTAVTARTATIFEDSEKSRKTNQTEVPDDSKIPYMTAVTARTVTMHEDHDKNQKASQAETPDDGRAPYMTATAVTTRTATMHEDLEKNQKTSQVEEKTVAYSTATSTTRQEQRVVTQEVRTTSHVLSGEQLFSRRLSTSSSSSGDSGTPIDLDDDQQAFYNQYYQGDPANIVVTETHVYTGEPDSNVTTTTTVPLVATETRKVALESEDGNYSATGEIVSSQTISSKTRTVETITYKTERDGVVETRVEQKITIQSDGDPIDHDKALQEAIQEAAATNPDMTVEKIEIQQQMAQ; this is encoded by the exons AGCCGAAACATGCCGGAAGAACAAAAATCTGCTGCAATACCGCCAGAAGTCACAGCGGAAAATGGCACCGGAACTAATTCGCCGACCAAAAGTCCAGTTAGCAAAGGAAAAATGGCTTTGGCGAAAATCACTTTACTAGATGGCACCgtgaaagatttttatatcgat AGAAAGGCGAAGGGACAGGATCTCCTCGATATGATATGTCAAAGTATGAATTTACTCGAGAAAGATTATTTTGGCCTTATCTACGAGGACAAGGATGATTCAAGGAACTGGTTAGACCTAGATAAAAGAATTGTCAAATTTGTCAAAA ACGAACCGTGGAAATTCAGTTTCGAAGTTAAGTTCTATCCTCCGGATCCAGCTCAGTTACAAGAAGATATTACGCGCTACCAATTATGCTTACAAAttagaaacgatattattaaagagCGTTTACCGTGCTCTTTCGTGACCCATGCTCTTCTTGGATCTTATCTAGTTCAATCAGAAATAGGAGATTATGACCCGGAAGAACATGGAAGAACGTATTTGAAGGACTTTAAATTTGCTCCCAATCAGACACCAGAATTAGTGGAGAAAGTTATGGATCTTCACAAAACACATAA AGGTCAGTCTCCAGCCGAAGCAGAACTGCATTATTTAGAGAATGCAAAGAAATTAGCGATGTATGGAGTTGATTTACATCCGGCGAAAGATTCAGAAGGCGTTGATATAATGTTAGGTGTCTGTTCATCTGGTCTTCTCGTTTATCGTGATCGCTTAAGGATAAACAGGTTTGCATGgccaaaaattttaaaaatttcttacaaAAGGCATAACTTCTTCATAAAAATACGGCCTGGTGAATTCGAACAATTTGAATCCACAATTGGTTTCAAACTTGCGAATCATAGAGCAGCTAAAAAGTTGTGGAAGGTTTGCGTAGAGCATCATACTTTCTTCAG gcTCATGAGTCCAGAGCCTGTAAAGAAAGTTGGATTATTACCACATTTAGGATCTCGTTTCCGATACTCTGGGAGAACGCATTATGAAACGAAAAAGACTCCTATAGATCGACAACCTCCTCAATTTGAGAGATCTCTAAGTGGTCGTCGTCTTACATCACGTAGCATGGATG CCTTAGGTGGTCCTAAACCAGTTGAAACTTACGGCTCAGAACCAAGTAAACGTCATACTATGAGTTACGAGCCTGAAATGATTCCTGATATGGAACACATTGATCAACGGCCTAGTCCTattaaaaagcaaaaggagaag CTCACACGAAAAACAAGTGCTGGAACAACCTCTGCCAGCAGTACCAGTAGCCTGGAAGGAGAGTATGATGCAGATCGTACCAAAAag AAACCGGTCGGAGGAATTGCAGTCCTACCGCCCGGTGGTCTttctaagaagaagaaggataaacaaaatgaaaacgagAAGGAAAACCATAATGATCTGAACAattctaatttaattaatgataatgctCTTCTTGATAACAATGATGAGAAATCGCCCAGTAAAAaagacttaaaaaaaaaggacaaggaAACTccagaaaaaaaggacaaagaaaagaaggaaaaaattaag AGTCCTGTTGGTGGTTTCCTCTtcggcaaaaaagaaaaagagaaggataaagaaaaggagaaagataaagaaaaggataaggaaaaagagaaagacaaagagaagaaaaaggaaaaggagaaggataaagaaaaagaaaagaaaaaagagaaggaaaaggaaaaggagaaagaaaaacagaaacagaaagaaaaggaaaaggaaaaacaaaaagaaaaagagaaggaaaagcagaaagaaaaagagaaacaaaaagaaaaggaaaaagaaaaagaaaaaagtaaacaaaaaaagcaaaaaaagaaagatttggaTGACTCGATAGAAAAACATGATATAGAATCAGATGTTTCAACGTTGGgaaaagaaacggaagaaatacgcgaaaaaataattacggaTAAATCAAAAGATTCTGCTATGAACTCTGATCGTCCTGGTTATACAAAACAATACGATTATGAAGAAACAGAAACTTCATCTACGAGGAAACCGTTTACGCCTCATGGTTTCTCTTACGAAGACAGACCGGCATCTCCAGGTGTACGAGATCAACAATCTCCTACTGCAGCTAGTCGCAAAGCAACGGGTTTAGCATTTAATTATGCTCCaggtgaagagaaaaaagtagtaGAATCagtggagaaaagaaaaacgaaagacatAGATAAACTACAACAAGCTGGAATAAAAACTCCTGGGCTCAATTACGTCGAGTCGGCTGGTCTTAAAGAACAACAAAAAGCTACAACTTACAGGCTACCTAATCAAAAAGATTCTTCTCAG GGTGAAACTCCAAATGATGATAGATCCCCACATATGACAACAACGACCGTTACTACGCGAATTACAGCAATGCATGAAGGGCTTGAAAAAAATCCAAAAGCAAGTCAG GCAGAAGCATCAAACTATGGTAAAACTCCATATACTTCAGCATCTGTTATTGCACGTGCTGCAACGTTGCATGAAGATTTTGACAAAAGTTCCAATACAAGTCAG GCACAGGTACCAAATGACGGTAAAACCTCTTACACGTCAGCATATGTCACTGCACATACTGCAGCATTGCATGAAGATCGTGAAGAAAGTCCAAAAGCAAGTCAG GCAGAGGTACCAAAAGACGGTAAAACCCCTTATACATCAGCATCTAGTACTGCACGTACCGCAGCATTGCATGAAGATTTTGAGAAAAGTTTAAAACCAACTCAG GAAGAGGCATCAAGTGAAGGTAAAGTTCCATACATTCCAATAACAGCTGGTATTGTACGCACTGCAACAATGCATGAAGATCTTGAGAAAGGTCAAACAGAAAGTCAG ACAAAAATGCCAGATGATAGTAAAACTCCCTATGTGACAGCTGTTACTGCACGCACTGCAACAATATTTGAAGATTCTGAAAAAAGTCGTAAAACAAATCAG ACAGAAGTACCAGATGATAGTAAAATCCCATACATGACAGCAGTTACTGCACGTACTGTAACAATGCATGAAGATCATGACAAAAATCAAAAAGCAAGTCAG GCAGAAACACCAGATGATGGTAGAGCCCCATACATGACAGCAACAGCTGTTACTACACGAACTGCAACAATGCATGAAGATCttgaaaaaaatcagaaaacaAGTCAG GTAGAGGAAAAGACTGTAGCATACTCAACTGCGACCAGTACAACAAGACAAGAACAAAGAGTAGTAACACAAGAAGTTCGGACTACAAGTCATGTGCTTTCGGGTGAACag CTGTTTTCACGAAGGCTCAGTACATCTAGTTCAAGCAGCGGAGATTCAGGTACACCAATTGATCTTGATGATGACCAACAAGCTTTCTACAATCAATATTATCAG GGTGATCCTGCAAATATAGTAGTAACTGAAACACACGTATATACTGGAGAGCCTGATAGTAATGTAACAACTACAACGACAGTTCCATTAGTTGCAACTGAAACAAGGAAAGTTGCTTTAGAAAGCGAAGATGGGAATTACAGTGCAACAGGTGAAATTGTTAGTTCCCAAACGATATCGAGTAAAACTCGTACTGTcgaaacaataaca TACAAAACTGAACGGGATGGTGTAGTGGAAACACGCgtagaacaaaaaataacaatacaatcGGATGGTGATCCGATTGATCATGATAAAGCTTTACAGGAAGCTATTCAAGAGGCTGCTGCAACAAATCCTGATATGACAgttgaaaaaatagaaatccaACAGCAGATGGCACAGTAA
- the LOC124421558 gene encoding protein 4.1 homolog isoform X7 has translation MTTFRNSLSVLSTSRNMPEEQKSAAIPPEVTAENGTGTNSPTKSPVSKGKMALAKITLLDGTVKDFYIDRKAKGQDLLDMICQSMNLLEKDYFGLIYEDKDDSRNWLDLDKRIVKFVKNEPWKFSFEVKFYPPDPAQLQEDITRYQLCLQIRNDIIKERLPCSFVTHALLGSYLVQSEIGDYDPEEHGRTYLKDFKFAPNQTPELVEKVMDLHKTHKGQSPAEAELHYLENAKKLAMYGVDLHPAKDSEGVDIMLGVCSSGLLVYRDRLRINRFAWPKILKISYKRHNFFIKIRPGEFEQFESTIGFKLANHRAAKKLWKVCVEHHTFFRLMSPEPVKKVGLLPHLGSRFRYSGRTHYETKKTPIDRQPPQFERSLSGRRLTSRSMDALGGPKPVETYGSEPSKRHTMSYEPEMIPDMEHIDQRPSPIKKQKEKLTRKTSAGTTSASSTSSLEGEYDADRTKKKPVGGIAVLPPGGLSKKKKDKQNENEKENHNDLNNSNLINDNALLDNNDEKSPSKKDLKKKDKETPEKKDKEKKEKIKSPVGGFLFGKKEKEKDKEKEKDKEKDKEKEKDKEKKKEKEKDKEKEKKKEKEKEKEKEKQKQKEKEKEKQKEKEKEKQKEKEKQKEKEKEKEKSKQKKQKKKDLDDSIEKHDIESDVSTLGKETEEIREKIITDKSKDSAMNSDRPGYTKQYDYEETETSSTRKPFTPHGFSYEDRPASPGVRDQQSPTAASRKATGLAFNYAPGEEKKVVESVEKRKTKDIDKLQQAGIKTPGLNYVESAGLKEQQKATTYRLPNQKDSSQGETPNDDRSPHMTTTTVTTRITAMHEGLEKNPKASQAEVPKDGKTPYTSASSTARTAALHEDFEKSLKPTQEEASSEGKVPYIPITAGIVRTATMHEDLEKGQTESQTKMPDDSKTPYVTAVTARTATIFEDSEKSRKTNQTEVPDDSKIPYMTAVTARTVTMHEDHDKNQKASQAETPDDGRAPYMTATAVTTRTATMHEDLEKNQKTSQVEEKTVAYSTATSTTRQEQRVVTQEVRTTSHVLSGEQLFSRRLSTSSSSSGDSGTPIDLDDDQQAFYNQYYQGDPANIVVTETHVYTGEPDSNVTTTTTVPLVATETRKVALESEDGNYSATGEIVSSQTISSKTRTVETITYKTERDGVVETRVEQKITIQSDGDPIDHDKALQEAIQEAAATNPDMTVEKIEIQQQMAQ, from the exons AGCCGAAACATGCCGGAAGAACAAAAATCTGCTGCAATACCGCCAGAAGTCACAGCGGAAAATGGCACCGGAACTAATTCGCCGACCAAAAGTCCAGTTAGCAAAGGAAAAATGGCTTTGGCGAAAATCACTTTACTAGATGGCACCgtgaaagatttttatatcgat AGAAAGGCGAAGGGACAGGATCTCCTCGATATGATATGTCAAAGTATGAATTTACTCGAGAAAGATTATTTTGGCCTTATCTACGAGGACAAGGATGATTCAAGGAACTGGTTAGACCTAGATAAAAGAATTGTCAAATTTGTCAAAA ACGAACCGTGGAAATTCAGTTTCGAAGTTAAGTTCTATCCTCCGGATCCAGCTCAGTTACAAGAAGATATTACGCGCTACCAATTATGCTTACAAAttagaaacgatattattaaagagCGTTTACCGTGCTCTTTCGTGACCCATGCTCTTCTTGGATCTTATCTAGTTCAATCAGAAATAGGAGATTATGACCCGGAAGAACATGGAAGAACGTATTTGAAGGACTTTAAATTTGCTCCCAATCAGACACCAGAATTAGTGGAGAAAGTTATGGATCTTCACAAAACACATAA AGGTCAGTCTCCAGCCGAAGCAGAACTGCATTATTTAGAGAATGCAAAGAAATTAGCGATGTATGGAGTTGATTTACATCCGGCGAAAGATTCAGAAGGCGTTGATATAATGTTAGGTGTCTGTTCATCTGGTCTTCTCGTTTATCGTGATCGCTTAAGGATAAACAGGTTTGCATGgccaaaaattttaaaaatttcttacaaAAGGCATAACTTCTTCATAAAAATACGGCCTGGTGAATTCGAACAATTTGAATCCACAATTGGTTTCAAACTTGCGAATCATAGAGCAGCTAAAAAGTTGTGGAAGGTTTGCGTAGAGCATCATACTTTCTTCAG gcTCATGAGTCCAGAGCCTGTAAAGAAAGTTGGATTATTACCACATTTAGGATCTCGTTTCCGATACTCTGGGAGAACGCATTATGAAACGAAAAAGACTCCTATAGATCGACAACCTCCTCAATTTGAGAGATCTCTAAGTGGTCGTCGTCTTACATCACGTAGCATGGATG CCTTAGGTGGTCCTAAACCAGTTGAAACTTACGGCTCAGAACCAAGTAAACGTCATACTATGAGTTACGAGCCTGAAATGATTCCTGATATGGAACACATTGATCAACGGCCTAGTCCTattaaaaagcaaaaggagaag CTCACACGAAAAACAAGTGCTGGAACAACCTCTGCCAGCAGTACCAGTAGCCTGGAAGGAGAGTATGATGCAGATCGTACCAAAAag AAACCGGTCGGAGGAATTGCAGTCCTACCGCCCGGTGGTCTttctaagaagaagaaggataaacaaaatgaaaacgagAAGGAAAACCATAATGATCTGAACAattctaatttaattaatgataatgctCTTCTTGATAACAATGATGAGAAATCGCCCAGTAAAAaagacttaaaaaaaaaggacaaggaAACTccagaaaaaaaggacaaagaaaagaaggaaaaaattaag AGTCCTGTTGGTGGTTTCCTCTtcggcaaaaaagaaaaagagaaggataaagaaaaggagaaagataaagaaaaggataaggaaaaagagaaagacaaagagaagaaaaaggaaaaggagaaggataaagaaaaagaaaagaaaaaagagaaggaaaaggaaaaggagaaagaaaaacagaaacagaaagaaaaggaaaaggaaaaacaaaaagaaaaagagaaggaaaagcagaaagaaaaagagaaacaaaaagaaaaggaaaaagaaaaagaaaaaagtaaacaaaaaaagcaaaaaaagaaagatttggaTGACTCGATAGAAAAACATGATATAGAATCAGATGTTTCAACGTTGGgaaaagaaacggaagaaatacgcgaaaaaataattacggaTAAATCAAAAGATTCTGCTATGAACTCTGATCGTCCTGGTTATACAAAACAATACGATTATGAAGAAACAGAAACTTCATCTACGAGGAAACCGTTTACGCCTCATGGTTTCTCTTACGAAGACAGACCGGCATCTCCAGGTGTACGAGATCAACAATCTCCTACTGCAGCTAGTCGCAAAGCAACGGGTTTAGCATTTAATTATGCTCCaggtgaagagaaaaaagtagtaGAATCagtggagaaaagaaaaacgaaagacatAGATAAACTACAACAAGCTGGAATAAAAACTCCTGGGCTCAATTACGTCGAGTCGGCTGGTCTTAAAGAACAACAAAAAGCTACAACTTACAGGCTACCTAATCAAAAAGATTCTTCTCAG GGTGAAACTCCAAATGATGATAGATCCCCACATATGACAACAACGACCGTTACTACGCGAATTACAGCAATGCATGAAGGGCTTGAAAAAAATCCAAAAGCAAGTCAG GCAGAGGTACCAAAAGACGGTAAAACCCCTTATACATCAGCATCTAGTACTGCACGTACCGCAGCATTGCATGAAGATTTTGAGAAAAGTTTAAAACCAACTCAG GAAGAGGCATCAAGTGAAGGTAAAGTTCCATACATTCCAATAACAGCTGGTATTGTACGCACTGCAACAATGCATGAAGATCTTGAGAAAGGTCAAACAGAAAGTCAG ACAAAAATGCCAGATGATAGTAAAACTCCCTATGTGACAGCTGTTACTGCACGCACTGCAACAATATTTGAAGATTCTGAAAAAAGTCGTAAAACAAATCAG ACAGAAGTACCAGATGATAGTAAAATCCCATACATGACAGCAGTTACTGCACGTACTGTAACAATGCATGAAGATCATGACAAAAATCAAAAAGCAAGTCAG GCAGAAACACCAGATGATGGTAGAGCCCCATACATGACAGCAACAGCTGTTACTACACGAACTGCAACAATGCATGAAGATCttgaaaaaaatcagaaaacaAGTCAG GTAGAGGAAAAGACTGTAGCATACTCAACTGCGACCAGTACAACAAGACAAGAACAAAGAGTAGTAACACAAGAAGTTCGGACTACAAGTCATGTGCTTTCGGGTGAACag CTGTTTTCACGAAGGCTCAGTACATCTAGTTCAAGCAGCGGAGATTCAGGTACACCAATTGATCTTGATGATGACCAACAAGCTTTCTACAATCAATATTATCAG GGTGATCCTGCAAATATAGTAGTAACTGAAACACACGTATATACTGGAGAGCCTGATAGTAATGTAACAACTACAACGACAGTTCCATTAGTTGCAACTGAAACAAGGAAAGTTGCTTTAGAAAGCGAAGATGGGAATTACAGTGCAACAGGTGAAATTGTTAGTTCCCAAACGATATCGAGTAAAACTCGTACTGTcgaaacaataaca TACAAAACTGAACGGGATGGTGTAGTGGAAACACGCgtagaacaaaaaataacaatacaatcGGATGGTGATCCGATTGATCATGATAAAGCTTTACAGGAAGCTATTCAAGAGGCTGCTGCAACAAATCCTGATATGACAgttgaaaaaatagaaatccaACAGCAGATGGCACAGTAA